DNA from Gephyromycinifex aptenodytis:
ATCGTCAACTCGCCGGGGCGGATCTGCAGCTGCACCTGTTCCAGCACCGCACGACGACCGTAGGCGAAGTCGAGATCGGTGACGGTCAACGCGCTCATGCCAAGGCCCCCGGTCGCTGCCGCACGATGAGCCACACGAACAACGGCACCCCGACGAAGGAGACGACGATCCCCACCGGAATCGTCACCGGAGAGAACGCGACCCGGCCGACGTGATCGGCCACGACCAACAGGATCGCTCCCAGCAGCCCGGCCAACGGCAACCGGTAGCGGTAGTCGTGCCCGACGATCATCGCGGCCAGGTGTGGCGCGACCAGACCGACGAACCCGATCACGCCGGTGAAACTCACGACGGTCGCCGCAAGGAAGGTGACCCCGATCCCGGCCACCCCGCGCAGGCGGCGCACCCGCACCCCGCTGGCCAGGGCGCTCTCTTCCCCCATCGACAGCAACGTGAAGGAGCGGGCTGCGAGCAGGGCACCAGGGACCGCCACGCACAACAGACCAGCGAGCGCCCCGATCTGCAGCCACGAAGCCTGACCGAGGTTGCCGAAGGTCCAGTTGACGACCGCTGCCAACTGCTGCTCACCGGCGATGTACTGCATGGCGGCGTTCATGGCCGAGAACAGATAGTTCATGGCGATGCCGGTCAACACCAGCGCCATGCTGCCCAAGCTTTTGAGCCGGGCGATCCCGAACACCAGCACCGAACACAGCACGGCCCAGGCGAATGCCCCGAGGACCATGGCCAACTCCGTGGAGGCGGCCACCTGCCACCCGAAGACGATCACCGTGGCAGCCCCGAACGCCGCAGCGTTGGCGATGCCTGTCGTGAACGGGCTGGCCATCGCGTTGCCGGTGATGACCTGCATCGTGATGCCGCACAGCGCCAAAGCAATCCCGGCCAGACATCCCATGACCACCCGCGGACCGCGGATCTCGGTGAAGACGATCCACTCCGTGCGGGACAACGGCTCACTACCGGTCGGCACGCCCAGCCAGGCCAGCAGGCGCGCCGGGGTGACGTCGGCGATTCCGTTGAACGAACTCACCCACATCACGGCGAGCAGCACCAGCGCGGCTACGACCACGGTCAACGCAGCCAGCCACTGCCGCCGGGCGACCACCTGCTCGGCGGCGGCCCGACCGGCCGCCGCCGAAGCAGACTCAGGCAGCACCGGGCGTTCCGGCCCGGAATGTGTGGCCCTTGATCGGGGACTGACCCTGCATCTGCATCCACTCATCGAAGATGGCGTCCGGGTCGATGTCCTTCATCTGCTCCGGGTAGAGCCACTTGGCGGTGTAGACGGTGCCGATCACCTTGCCGAGTCCGCCGTGCGCGAACCCGGTGGCGACGTAGAGGTTGTTGTTCTTCACGGCCTTCAACTGCGACCAGCCGGGACGCGATGTCATCTCATCGACGACCTCCTGCATCTCCTGCGCCGAGGGCGGCGTCGAGATGCCGGTGTTCTTCAGCGCTTTGCCGGAGGTGGTCTTGATAATGAGGTCGGGATCGCCGCTGAGGACCTTCTCGGGGTCGATCGTGTCGCCGGTGATTGACGGGTCACCGAAGAGGTTCGTCGCGCCCGCCGACACGAGCATGTTGTGCCAGCCGTCGTTGGAGGTTCCCGGGATGCAGGTCGTGAACGGGTCGCCGTACTCCCAGTACACCGTCTTCTTCGGGGTGATCGAACCTGTGCGCTCCTTGACCTTGTCCAAGGTGCCGGTGAAGAAAGCGTTGACCTTCTTCGCGCCCTCCTCGTTGTCGAAGACCTTGCCCAGGATGTCGACCTGCTTGGGCAACTGGCTGTTGTCCCAACCGGTCACCACGACGACCTTGATCCCGGCCTTGTCGAGTTTGGCCGCGTCCTGCTCGTAGGGGCCGTTCTTGGGGGTGATGAGCACGTCGGGGGCCAGCGTGATGATCTGCTCATAGTTGAGCTCACTCTGGCCCTTACCGATGACCTGATCGGGGTCGAACTGCTTCCAGTACTTGCGATCCTGGGCGGTGTTGGTGTCGACGGCGATCACCTTGTCGATGCTGCCCATTGCTCGGATCAGCTCGCTGTTGTACCGGTTGGCCACGACGGCTTTGGTGACAGGCTTGTCGAAGGTGACGTTGCGGCCCACGTCGTCGACGACGGTGAACGACTGCGTGTTCGTGGATTCGGGGCTCTGGGCTTCCGGCGAGGCGTTTCCGCACGCCGCCAGGGTGAGGGCGGTGACAGCGACCAGGACGGTGCCGGTGCCTCGGGTGAGAACCACGCTGTTTCTCCTTCGCGTCGCGGCGGCTACGAACACACGAAGAGCAGGGCAGGCGTCACTGAGCGGTATCACGAGCCGACCATCGCCCGTGAGTGCCGAGAAGTACGCAGACCCGGGCCCGTGCGCGAGGCTCGTCGTCGCCAAACATGTCGGCAGGTTTTCGGACTCGGGGTCTGCTCGACCGCGACGCCTTCCCAGACCCGAAGACCCAGTGGCTCATGCCGCCGCCGATCACCCTTACCGCTGCGCGTCAGTCCCGGAATCGCACCGGGTTCCCTGTGCACCTAGGGGTGCCACCGACGCCAGCACGCTAGCACGCACGATCGTCCGCGATTGGCTCCTGCGACAGGTGAAACCGGGCAGGACTCCGGGCGTTCGAACCTGGGCAGGCGAGGTGCTCGGCTGCGCGCCACAGGCTGCCGACGGCGGCCTGAGTCGACCGGTTCACCGGCCGCGCCCCGCGCCCTGGATGGCTCTCTCTTCCACGGCCATCCAGGCCCGGCCTGAGGCGTGGTCAGCGCCCAGTCGGCTGGCGCGTACCCTTCTCCCCGACTCTGCTACACCACCGGCGGCACGCTGTGCCGAAAAGGAGCACCCATGTCGACGTCGCACAGCGACACCGCGGTAGGGCCCCGCGACGAGGACTACGCCTTCGAGGCGGTGCCGCTGCAGGCCCGCCACGGGTTCTGGTCCGTCGGGTTCGTCATGCTCGGCTTCACCTTCTTCTCGGCGAGCATGAGCGTCGGTGCAAAACTCGGCAACGGTCTCGACCTCGGCGGATACGTGCTCGCCGTGCTCCTGGGGGGAACGTTTCTCGCGGTCTACACCGGCGCGCTGGCCTACCTCGGCGCCCGCACCGGTCTGAGCATGGACCTCATCGCCCGCCGCGCCTTCGGTGAGCAGGGTAGCTACCTGCCTTCGGCCCTGATCTCCCTGACGCAGATGGGCTGGTTCGGGGTCGGGGTGGCGATGTTCGCCATCCCCACCGCGGCGATCCTGTCCGTCAACCCCTGGGTCATCGTGCTCGTCGCGGGCGGGCTGATGACGGCCTCCGCCTACTTCGGGATCCGGGCCATCGAGATCGTCAGCTACATCTCGGTGCCGCTCATCGCGGTGCTCGGCACCTGGTCGATGATCTCGGCGACCCATGCCGGGGGAGGGCTTGCCCAGGTCTTCGGCGGCGCTACCGGGATGCCGCTGATCACCGCCGTCGGTCTGGTCATCGGCTCGTTCATCTCCGGCGGCACCGCCACACCGAACTTCACCCGGTTCGCGGCCACCCCGCGCAGCGCCGTCCTGACGACGGTCGTGGCATTCCTCATCGGAAACACGCTCATGTTCAGCTTCGGTGCTGTCGGTGGTGCCTTCACCGGCAAGGACGACATCTTCTACGTGATGATCGCCCAGGGTTTGGCGCTCCCGGCGATCCTCGTGCTCGGCGCCAACATCTGGACGACGAACAACAACGCGCTGTACTCCTCTGGGCTCGGTTTCGCCAACATCACCAAGGCGCCGCGTCGCCCGCTCGTGCTTCTTGCCGGTGTGGTCGGCACCCTGAGTGCGATGTGGCTCTACGACAACTTCGTCTCGTGGCTGAGCTTCTTGTCGGCGGCGCTACCCCCGGTCGGGGCCATCTTCATCGCTGACTTCCTGCGGCGCCGGGCCGCCTACGACCCAGCCGCGACGACCTCACCCGGGGTACGCATCGGTGCGGTCATCGGCGTCCTTCTGGGAGGCTTGGCCGGATGGTTCCTGCCGTTCGGGGTGGCCTCGATCAATGCCATGATCATCGCCCTGGTCTGCTACGCGATCGGTGACCTCGTGCAGGGGCGCACCCCGGTGGCGAGCGGCCCACGTGACCTCGATGACGACGACGACCTGGTAGAGGTAACCCGATGATGCTCGTTCACAACGTTCGCCTCCCCGAATCGCCTGAGCCGGTCGACGTGCGGATCGCCGAGGCTCGCTTCACCCAGATCGGTGCCGATCTAGGTGTCCACGACGGCGAGGAGGTGCTGGACGCTCAGGGCCGGCTGATGTTGCCGCCGTTCATCGAATCCCACATCCACCTCGACTCGGTGCTCACCGCCGGACAACCGGAGCCGAACCTGTCCGGCACCCTTTTCGAGGGCATCCAGAGGTGGGCGCAACGCAAGGCCACCTTGACCGTGGACGACGTCAAGGAGCGCGTCAACCGCGTCGTCCGCCAGCAGGCAGGCTTCGGGGTGCAGT
Protein-coding regions in this window:
- the codB gene encoding cytosine permease yields the protein MSTSHSDTAVGPRDEDYAFEAVPLQARHGFWSVGFVMLGFTFFSASMSVGAKLGNGLDLGGYVLAVLLGGTFLAVYTGALAYLGARTGLSMDLIARRAFGEQGSYLPSALISLTQMGWFGVGVAMFAIPTAAILSVNPWVIVLVAGGLMTASAYFGIRAIEIVSYISVPLIAVLGTWSMISATHAGGGLAQVFGGATGMPLITAVGLVIGSFISGGTATPNFTRFAATPRSAVLTTVVAFLIGNTLMFSFGAVGGAFTGKDDIFYVMIAQGLALPAILVLGANIWTTNNNALYSSGLGFANITKAPRRPLVLLAGVVGTLSAMWLYDNFVSWLSFLSAALPPVGAIFIADFLRRRAAYDPAATTSPGVRIGAVIGVLLGGLAGWFLPFGVASINAMIIALVCYAIGDLVQGRTPVASGPRDLDDDDDLVEVTR
- a CDS encoding ABC transporter substrate-binding protein encodes the protein MVLTRGTGTVLVAVTALTLAACGNASPEAQSPESTNTQSFTVVDDVGRNVTFDKPVTKAVVANRYNSELIRAMGSIDKVIAVDTNTAQDRKYWKQFDPDQVIGKGQSELNYEQIITLAPDVLITPKNGPYEQDAAKLDKAGIKVVVVTGWDNSQLPKQVDILGKVFDNEEGAKKVNAFFTGTLDKVKERTGSITPKKTVYWEYGDPFTTCIPGTSNDGWHNMLVSAGATNLFGDPSITGDTIDPEKVLSGDPDLIIKTTSGKALKNTGISTPPSAQEMQEVVDEMTSRPGWSQLKAVKNNNLYVATGFAHGGLGKVIGTVYTAKWLYPEQMKDIDPDAIFDEWMQMQGQSPIKGHTFRAGTPGAA
- a CDS encoding FecCD family ABC transporter permease; amino-acid sequence: MLPESASAAAGRAAAEQVVARRQWLAALTVVVAALVLLAVMWVSSFNGIADVTPARLLAWLGVPTGSEPLSRTEWIVFTEIRGPRVVMGCLAGIALALCGITMQVITGNAMASPFTTGIANAAAFGAATVIVFGWQVAASTELAMVLGAFAWAVLCSVLVFGIARLKSLGSMALVLTGIAMNYLFSAMNAAMQYIAGEQQLAAVVNWTFGNLGQASWLQIGALAGLLCVAVPGALLAARSFTLLSMGEESALASGVRVRRLRGVAGIGVTFLAATVVSFTGVIGFVGLVAPHLAAMIVGHDYRYRLPLAGLLGAILLVVADHVGRVAFSPVTIPVGIVVSFVGVPLFVWLIVRQRPGALA